One region of Bacteriovorax sp. Seq25_V genomic DNA includes:
- a CDS encoding MlaD family protein, with product MQIRPHEKKNIVVAGVFVSALLLLSSTFVFFLSKDTSLFQKRFNIYAKVANAQNLKSGAFVQFKGIKVGNVEQIRIDSLDSITIIMTINSDIRQWIRENSYIKFKTEGVLGDKFLEILGGTDDSPVIKENSEIEVQSSPEIANFLSKGEDIIVTAARVLERVDKLLIKINSDQFESFVNDINQTAENTNRIMSSINSEDLKQIGPSILELNKTMRSFNNISSRIENGPGTLHDLIYDQAISDDIKSLTGGANRSKVLKYFIRESIKKSEK from the coding sequence ATGCAAATAAGACCTCATGAAAAGAAAAATATAGTTGTTGCTGGAGTGTTTGTTTCTGCACTTTTGCTGCTGTCCTCCACTTTTGTTTTTTTCTTAAGTAAAGATACATCTCTTTTCCAAAAAAGATTTAATATTTATGCGAAAGTAGCCAATGCTCAAAATTTGAAATCTGGTGCTTTTGTACAGTTCAAAGGTATTAAAGTTGGAAATGTGGAGCAAATTCGAATTGATAGCTTAGACTCAATAACTATTATTATGACGATCAACAGTGATATTCGTCAATGGATTAGAGAGAACTCATATATTAAGTTTAAAACAGAAGGAGTTTTAGGAGATAAATTTCTGGAAATTCTTGGCGGTACAGATGACTCTCCAGTAATTAAGGAAAACTCTGAAATTGAAGTTCAATCTTCTCCAGAAATAGCAAACTTTCTCTCAAAAGGAGAAGATATTATAGTTACAGCTGCTAGAGTTCTTGAGAGAGTTGACAAACTTCTTATCAAAATTAACTCTGATCAATTTGAATCCTTTGTTAATGACATCAATCAGACCGCTGAAAATACAAATCGGATCATGTCTTCAATCAACAGTGAAGATCTCAAACAAATCGGCCCATCTATCTTAGAACTTAATAAAACGATGAGGAGCTTTAATAATATCTCATCTCGAATCGAAAATGGTCCCGGTACTTTGCATGACCTCATTTACGATCAAGCTATTAGCGATGATATAAAATCTCTAACTGGTGGAGCCAATAGGTCTAAGGTTCTTAAGTATTTTATTCGAGAGTCAATTAAGAAGAGTGAAAAATAA
- a CDS encoding sigma-54 dependent transcriptional regulator, translating into MNDLDFLGDAFSDFKDFIEEKPVSNQEIPMIYLVEDDKLLSQSILIYLSKKLGLKVKSFEGPNDFLAHLAGLDEVDQFCLLTDISFENSGTDGLYLIDVLRDKGYKFASIVMTGFASIETAIAATKKGVFHYLTKPFELEILSNLVVRAMTSKLNVDSSLFNNKVEEAKETTAKKVKLVEPTEDDFFCGMIGRSKAMKKIFERIKKVANSNSTVLIGGPSGTGKELVAKAIHELSPRASKNVINVNCGAIPSELLESELFGHEKGAFTGAISTRMGRFEVASGGTIFLDEIGDMPLLLQVKLLRVLQNREIERVGSTSPIPVDVRIVTATHRDLEKSVTDGNFREDLYYRLNVIPIKIPALKDRKEDIPILISYFLSRFVSADGRNAISFDDEVLEVLLGYDWPGNVRELENLIERLVILRGGNTIRIEDLPPKIIALSNRRVVSEEDVFSLPEEGIDLKTFLNEVEESLIKQALTKTSGNKNQASKLLSMNRTTLIEKMKKRNMLEL; encoded by the coding sequence ATGAATGATTTAGATTTTCTTGGTGATGCATTTTCAGATTTTAAAGATTTTATCGAAGAAAAGCCGGTCTCAAATCAAGAGATCCCAATGATATACTTAGTAGAGGATGACAAGCTACTAAGCCAAAGTATTCTGATCTACCTTTCTAAAAAGTTAGGCCTAAAGGTTAAGTCTTTTGAAGGCCCTAATGATTTCTTGGCCCACCTTGCAGGTCTTGATGAAGTAGACCAGTTTTGCCTTTTAACAGATATAAGTTTTGAGAATTCTGGAACAGATGGATTATACCTCATCGATGTTTTAAGAGATAAAGGTTATAAGTTTGCAAGTATCGTGATGACAGGTTTCGCTTCCATTGAAACAGCTATTGCGGCAACTAAGAAGGGAGTATTTCACTATCTTACAAAACCTTTTGAATTAGAGATTCTTTCAAATTTAGTTGTTCGAGCAATGACTTCCAAACTTAATGTTGATAGTTCACTTTTTAATAATAAAGTTGAAGAAGCAAAAGAAACAACTGCAAAGAAAGTAAAATTAGTAGAGCCAACAGAAGACGATTTTTTCTGTGGAATGATTGGTCGCTCTAAGGCCATGAAGAAAATATTTGAACGTATCAAAAAAGTTGCGAATTCAAATTCTACGGTTCTAATTGGTGGACCATCTGGAACAGGGAAAGAACTTGTCGCCAAGGCGATTCATGAACTTTCTCCGCGTGCTAGTAAAAATGTGATTAATGTTAACTGTGGTGCTATTCCTTCAGAACTTCTCGAAAGTGAACTCTTTGGACACGAGAAGGGAGCCTTTACTGGTGCTATATCTACTCGAATGGGTCGTTTTGAAGTAGCCAGTGGTGGGACTATCTTCTTAGATGAAATTGGCGATATGCCGCTTCTTTTACAAGTAAAACTTTTAAGAGTTCTTCAAAATAGAGAAATTGAAAGAGTAGGGTCTACGAGTCCTATCCCTGTCGATGTGAGAATTGTAACAGCGACCCACCGTGATCTTGAAAAGTCTGTTACGGATGGTAATTTTAGAGAAGACTTGTATTACCGCCTTAACGTAATTCCTATTAAAATACCTGCACTTAAAGATAGAAAAGAAGATATTCCAATTCTTATCTCTTACTTCCTTTCAAGATTTGTAAGCGCTGATGGTAGAAATGCTATTAGCTTTGATGATGAGGTTCTTGAAGTTCTACTCGGCTACGACTGGCCAGGAAACGTTAGAGAGCTTGAAAACTTGATAGAAAGGCTTGTTATCTTAAGAGGTGGAAACACAATTAGAATTGAAGATCTTCCTCCAAAGATCATTGCACTTTCAAACCGTCGTGTGGTGAGTGAAGAAGATGTTTTCAGTCTTCCTGAAGAGGGGATAGATTTAAAGACTTTTCTAAATGAGGTTGAAGAATCATTGATTAAACAAGCACTAACAAAGACAAGTGGTAATAAGAATCAGGCTTCAAAACTCCTATCGATGAATAGAACGACACTTATTGAAAAAATGAAAAAGAGAAATATGCTCGAATTATAA
- the metK gene encoding methionine adenosyltransferase codes for MLKDYVFTSESVTEGHPDKMADQISDAVLDAMLAQDPKSRVACETMITTGLVVLAGEITSKANIDFQEVVRNKIREIGYDHSAKGFDANTCGVMVALDKQSPDIAQGVNEGEGTFTEMGAGDQGLMFGYAINESESFMPLTIDLSHKLAYRLSEVRKTGILPDLRADGKTQVSAQYVDGKISRIDTVVLSTQHSEDMTLKQIQESIREEVINKVIPADLVDNNTKYFINPTGKFVIGGPMGDCGLTGRKIIVDTYGGHGAHGGGAFSGKDPSKVDRSAAYAARQIAKHIVAAGLADRALVQVAYAIGVAEPMSLLVETFGTEKVAVEKIQNAVKELFDMKPRSIIERLDLLRPIYSPTAAYGHFGRDLAGYFPWEDLTMVNQLKDLCK; via the coding sequence ATGTTAAAAGACTACGTATTTACTTCTGAATCAGTAACAGAAGGTCACCCAGATAAAATGGCAGATCAAATCAGTGATGCAGTGCTTGATGCAATGCTTGCTCAAGATCCAAAGTCACGTGTTGCATGTGAGACGATGATCACAACTGGTCTTGTTGTTCTTGCTGGTGAAATCACTTCAAAAGCTAATATTGATTTTCAAGAAGTAGTTAGAAATAAAATTAGAGAAATCGGATATGACCACTCTGCGAAAGGTTTTGACGCAAATACTTGTGGTGTTATGGTTGCACTTGATAAGCAATCTCCTGACATCGCTCAAGGTGTTAACGAAGGTGAAGGAACTTTCACTGAAATGGGTGCTGGTGACCAAGGTTTAATGTTCGGTTATGCGATCAATGAATCAGAAAGCTTCATGCCACTTACAATCGACCTTTCTCACAAACTTGCTTACAGACTATCTGAAGTTAGAAAAACTGGGATTCTTCCAGATCTAAGAGCTGATGGTAAAACACAAGTTTCTGCACAATATGTTGATGGGAAAATCTCTAGAATTGATACAGTAGTTCTTTCTACTCAACACTCTGAAGATATGACTCTTAAGCAAATTCAAGAATCAATTAGGGAAGAAGTTATCAATAAAGTAATCCCAGCTGATCTTGTGGATAACAATACAAAATACTTCATCAACCCAACTGGAAAATTCGTAATCGGTGGACCAATGGGAGACTGTGGTTTAACTGGTAGAAAAATTATTGTTGATACTTATGGTGGGCATGGAGCTCACGGTGGTGGTGCTTTCTCTGGAAAAGATCCATCTAAAGTAGATCGTTCAGCTGCTTATGCTGCTAGACAAATTGCAAAACACATCGTTGCCGCAGGTTTAGCTGATAGAGCTCTAGTACAAGTTGCATATGCAATTGGTGTTGCTGAGCCAATGTCACTTCTTGTTGAAACATTTGGAACAGAAAAAGTTGCTGTAGAAAAAATTCAAAATGCAGTTAAGGAACTTTTTGATATGAAGCCAAGATCAATCATCGAGAGACTTGACCTACTTAGACCAATCTATTCACCAACAGCTGCTTACGGGCACTTTGGTAGAGATCTTGCTGGTTACTTCCCATGGGAAGACTTAACAATGGTCAATCAATTAAAAGATCTTTGTAAGTAA
- a CDS encoding Mur ligase family protein has protein sequence MNLSNYLDFKNLQNKSFKKIFFYRICGTGMGAAACLLKEAGFDVSGADSMFYPPMSTYLETSGIKISTIDKLDFKTLKSEYDLIVVGNVVAGSSQEAREIEECGVPFTSFPTAIGALVLNKKTVIGLSGTHGKTTTTYLGAQVFEKLGEDCGYLIGGVMNGRPPSRLGKSPLFFIESDEYDSAYFEKFSKFQSYCVNHFVITSLEFDHADIFSSIEDIKNEFRKVIPTTSSVVGCSDWPEIISLRDQFKEHQWQDYGKNNIHIIERSEFGTKFKIEDETYKTNLVGDHNIYNLSSIILIAKELGYTKEKIDLAITELLLVKRRQEERGNYRGAIVIDDFAHHPTAVRETLKAVMTKYPKKKINAFLEPGSATARSDIFQAEFLDALKDASAVTIIKPQRPTTAKGRGDLDVTLIATKLNEIGIDASCVVTLEQLQERIDNLSSEENVHLIMSNSSTLGLWSSDFVKNIN, from the coding sequence ATGAATTTATCAAACTACCTAGATTTTAAAAATCTACAAAATAAATCATTTAAAAAAATATTTTTCTATAGAATATGTGGTACAGGTATGGGGGCAGCAGCTTGTCTTCTAAAAGAAGCTGGTTTTGATGTTTCCGGTGCTGATAGTATGTTCTACCCTCCAATGAGTACCTACCTAGAAACCTCAGGTATTAAAATTTCTACCATTGATAAACTTGATTTCAAAACACTTAAAAGTGAATATGATCTCATCGTTGTTGGAAATGTAGTCGCTGGAAGTAGCCAAGAGGCGAGAGAGATTGAAGAGTGCGGAGTACCATTTACATCTTTTCCTACCGCAATCGGTGCTCTCGTTTTAAATAAGAAAACTGTAATTGGTCTATCTGGTACCCATGGAAAAACAACAACGACTTATCTTGGGGCTCAGGTTTTTGAAAAATTAGGTGAGGACTGTGGTTATCTTATTGGTGGAGTGATGAATGGAAGACCTCCCTCTCGCCTCGGTAAAAGTCCTCTGTTTTTTATCGAATCTGATGAATATGATAGCGCTTACTTTGAGAAGTTTTCTAAATTTCAGTCATATTGTGTAAATCACTTTGTCATCACATCTTTAGAATTTGATCATGCAGATATCTTTTCTTCGATTGAAGATATAAAAAATGAGTTTAGAAAAGTAATTCCCACGACAAGCTCGGTGGTCGGATGTAGCGACTGGCCAGAAATTATTTCCCTTCGAGACCAGTTCAAGGAACATCAGTGGCAGGATTACGGAAAGAATAATATTCATATTATCGAAAGATCTGAATTTGGAACTAAATTTAAAATAGAAGATGAGACTTATAAGACTAACCTGGTTGGTGATCATAATATATATAATCTAAGTTCGATTATTCTCATTGCAAAAGAGCTTGGTTACACGAAAGAAAAGATCGATTTGGCCATCACAGAGCTTCTTCTTGTGAAAAGAAGACAAGAGGAAAGAGGAAATTACAGGGGAGCAATTGTTATTGATGATTTCGCTCACCATCCGACTGCTGTTAGAGAAACTTTAAAAGCAGTAATGACAAAGTATCCTAAGAAAAAAATTAATGCATTTCTCGAACCAGGGTCTGCGACTGCACGTAGTGATATTTTTCAAGCAGAGTTCCTTGATGCATTAAAAGATGCATCGGCGGTAACGATAATAAAACCCCAAAGGCCAACGACAGCAAAGGGGCGAGGGGATCTTGATGTGACGTTAATAGCCACAAAACTCAATGAGATTGGTATTGATGCTAGTTGCGTTGTAACACTTGAACAACTCCAGGAGAGAATTGATAATTTATCATCGGAAGAAAATGTTCATCTGATTATGAGTAATAGTTCAACACTTGGCCTGTGGAGCAGTGATTTTGTTAAAAATATTAATTAG